From the Cucumis sativus cultivar 9930 chromosome 5, Cucumber_9930_V3, whole genome shotgun sequence genome, the window TTTTCATCTCCAAATTTAAAGCAACATGAGTATTTAGtctcaaaactaaaaatattttagttatctATCCAATTGTGACCAACTTAGGTGCATAGTTCAACCTAGATAGATATAGTGTTCATAGTTTAACTTTTGTATTTAACTTCTACTATCAAGCTATAGAGAAGGGATTACATATCACATCAGTGAGTAGAGATCAGGATTTTTTAGGCAAAAGACAAAACATAGGACGAGAAAGCTTGAAGGTAAGACGGAATAGTTTGAACCTGAGAGAAAATGCTACTACAAGTCCAGGTAAAAGGATGTCACCAAATCCGATAATGCTATAACCACCCCATGGATCAAACATGCGAGGAATCTTTAGCAGCATTGGGATGCCATCTTCACCACTTTTATCGCCACGAGCCACCtgtttaatgatttttaataaCTCAGTAAAGTAGTTGAGAGGTGATCTTCTTCAAGTCTATGACAATGTAAGTCAAAATGCAACTCCCTACTTACCACAATCATCACACTTTCATTGAACACCTTCTTAGAAACAAATACCCAAAAGATATCATAGAGGAAGGCACAACTGAGGAGCACTGTTCCAACCTTGCAAACAATCAAGTCCAATCAagtgagaaaaatattaagttaAAAGGAACAATGTTAAGGgcaaaaaaaacattgttaGCTTTAAACTTGGAACTTTGAGAACGAGTTAAAAGAAACTAGCAAGCTCAATATTACAGATGCCAGGGATAACATGAAATCGATCTTGAACTATTTTCACCACTTTTATCAACAAATGTCGTTCTTAAATGCTCTAAGACATATCCGAGCAGTCCCAATCTTCTTTTTGAGACGGAAATTTGActtttaatacaaattaacCAATTAAATGTAGCACAATTGCTTGGCAGTGGAGAAAAGAAGGCCTGAGACAACCCAAATTCGAAAGAGTGCACTTATTTCAATTAAGATCAGCATGTTTCAGATACATAAACATAGAaccaagttttaaaaattctacCTTAAGATTCGGTATATGAACTATTTGAAGAACTGTAATTATCAGTGCAATTCCCTGGTTTACAAAGCATTAAAACAAGAAGTTAGCTTCTTACATCATTAGGCAGTAACATTctgaacttcaaaattttcatataattgaaaatagatTCTGGCTGACACCATTTTCTTACAAGTACGTCTTGACCAATCCAGGCAAACGACACATTCCGATAAACAGCCCAAACGACAGCAAATGCTATGCAGAATGGAGAAACAGCTACTGTGAGGTAAGAAACAGCTCCAAAGAATGGCACTTTGACGTATGATTCTCCAATTTGCTTAAAGCATCTGCATGACCATATGCTTGTATCAGCATTCAAACTCAATTTAATGTTTGcatttacacttttaaatgTGATCTTCATACAATAGAAAGTGATTTAAATTATCCAAATatcttttgaagtaattttaacgttttcaaaataactcttaATCATGCTTTAAATATGGAATGAATTATCTGTCCAACTACAAATACAGAAGTTTTTCTAAATCACTctcatttaaataaatgtgtGTATTCGGAAAACAAGAAATGTAGAAGTAACAGTAGAAAGCCAAAAATAAAACCTCAAACTAATAGTTTGATGATTATCATCTCACAACGCTTAACATAGTCATCACTGGTTTagtataaactttaaaaaattcctTGATGTCCGCCTCTTTTTTTGTCAAGGAAGGACCCTATCTTTTGTGCTTTGTtacttttattcaataaatacTGGAAGAAAGCCTGATCATGTACTATTTATAAAGATATTCTATGAATACCTACTATTTGATATCAGTAATTAAATTGATCTGTTTGCACATGGTATCTCCTAAGAATTTATAAATGTCAAATTTAGTAAGGGCACGAACAATTTTACCTTGACAATAACGCAACCAAACAAGTTTGCAAACCCTGTAGATCCAGTGAGATATAATGTTAATGAATTGGAGAAAAGGACGTTTGAGTACCTAATAGGAACTCCCACACCATCGACTTTTGAGAAAGAACAACATTATTATGTTAATGAATGTGTGCTATACCTCTGCACCTCCTATGCAGAAAAGAACTACCAAAAGCTCGATGAACCAGTACGACATGAGTTTGTAAAGCAAAATCAAAAAGCAAGAAGCAACGACGACAAATAGAACTGCTGATGCCATGTTAATATATACAACACCAGGGCTGCCTATGTCTTCAGCATTTTGAATATCATCTGCACCATCCTGCAATTCATCATGTGTGTCTCTTCTATTAGAAGAATGACGCCTAAgcaaacagaaagaaaaaggttgcTCGAGCCTCAGAGACTAGTTAGGTTACCTTTAGCAGCTTGTCCTGCTCGATAGCTGCTTCCCTGGCACTCCAGGCAGACCAAAAAGATGAGCACAAGATCGTACCAACAGCCATCAACCATAAGAATACTTCAGCTATGTCAACTGGTGGTCGTAGTGGAGAGTAGAGCTGAACAGACACTGCAGAGTCCAAAAACTTCTTAAGGAATGACAGAAAAAGTTTGTTTGCTCATTTCAAATGCCAAGTACAAATATCAAGTCAATGATCAAACTTCCAAAATCAATATCAATTAATGAAACGACAATCAATTGTcagaaaaattagttttggtatgaaagaagaaagtaagTACAGCTTACCTGATGAATTACTGATTAGCATCTTCTCCAAGCTAGTTCCTGCATCTTGTGGAAGCATGACAGCAGGTATATGTATATTAAGATCCGTCTCATCAGGATCACAAACCATCTTGTAAAGTTCTGAAAAGTCCAGAAGCGTGCTTAGAGGATATGAAATCTATTTAGAGTGCCGAGACTACAAAATGTATGTTCTTTTGCTATCTATTTATCCTGCTAATATAGTAATTTTGCATCATCAGTATAATTGCATATCTCTTGATCCATATGATTCTAATATATTGTAGAATACAATTCATCAATCCTCTAAGGGATAATTACAAATAGCCCTACACTAGTTTGCCCGATTTGCAACTTACACCCTTACCTGATCTTTTAGAATTGATTTCAACATCCAAGAATCATTTACCATTAATGTTAGCAGAAATGGTACACAAAATATGGCAAGGGGTAACCCCATAAGTGTAATTTACCATGATCTCTTTTGAAAGATAGATAAATACTGATGTAGACAAGTCATGTTACTCAGAGTAAATTTCACAATAACcacacaattattttttaagttcaacAACATTAGGGGTAGgggatttttttatatccatGAGTGTTCGAGTCAGCTTACACAcacctcgactaatctcacaGGACAACCTGTTTtaccctacaacatttgggtgtcaaggaaactcatagaaaattaattcctaaGTAGGTAGCCAAATGGATTGAACCCATCAGCTCTTAGCCATATATTGTGCTTTTGTCTCCTTTTTTTACCACTAATCCAACCCATGATGGTTATTATGGGTAGGGGTTAGAACCTCTGAACTCTTGATCGAGGACATATGTCTTAACCACATAAGTTATATTGTCAAACACATTGCACTGCATCTTCACATTAGATATATAcacaaataactatcatcacTTACCTTTTTGGTTATTTACTATGAGTATAGCTGAAGCACCTGCAGCTTCTGCAATATTCGCTTTTGTAGTAAATTTGCAGTGACCTCGATCAACCATGATTATATCTCCAGAAAGCTAATAAATGTCAAGTTTATACATGATTAGATTAATGAATGTGCATAAAGTTCCAACCTTCACTCTACTAGAGGAAGTacattataatttcaaaacaagaGAACCTTGTTCTTTGGCACACTGCAACAATCACGGGGATTTGCAAGAACCAGGCGTGTTTGGTTTGCATTTTTCTCCTTTGACACAATGGTAGCGCCAAATCTAGCACCAACACCGACAAATTCACTAGCTTCTTTGCCATCAATCCAAGTTTGAACTTTAACCTAACAAACGCGAACACAAAATAAGCCACATTAATTGAAAACAGTTAGGCccattcaaataaattagCATACAGTCTTGATAAATAAGTTCTATACAACATCAACCTGCACCTGGCATTGGGTTCTGAACGCTCAACGAGAACAGCAGCAAGAATTAATCACAGATTAATAacattatgtgcacatagaaATAGAAGTTTGAAGAACAATAAGTACACAGTAGTGTGGctcaataacaaataatgaCAAATCATCTTCAAAGCATCCTTTGCATCTTTTCCAGGAAGAGTATCTCCCATTGTAAAGTACACAAACTAAGACTAATTCATTTAAAGCAATGCAAACTAACCAGAATGAATGATGAAGAAAACCTCGAGATGACCAAATAAAAGTCCAAATAGAACATGAACAGATATACATCCACATCCCCACCAATGCAGttagaaaatcaaagaaatgaAACTTTAGCCAAAAGGGAGAACAAATGGGGAAACGTGATCGAAATTCTAATGATAGTCAAAGCAAAATccaataattaaatcaaataaatgaaaacaaatttctgCTGCAAAAATTGGGTATATTACCAGAATGAAGTCGTTCTCACAGCCAGGCTTTTTGGGAGTCAAATCGTCATGATGAACTATATCCCCAGCAGTCACGTGAGAAGGAAAAATCAGCAGCAAAACCAAAGCGCATATGGAAAACCCACCTAGAAAATGCCTCTGAAAATCCATAGATTCTGACTTTTTCTCAGCAAAAAAGGTTCAAAAAAACAGTGAtgggtcttcttcttcttcctctacATCACAAATCTCGAAACCCCAGAAAGGGAAAAGGAGAAGTAATAATGACTTTGCTCTGTTTGGAGTAAACCCAAAACAGGAAACAGAGCTTAGAatggaatataaaaaaatggggaaaacgtagaaataaaaaactaaagtatAAATTAATGATTTGAAGAAGACTTCGtatcataaaataaagagaatCATGGATCTaatgaattaaagaaaagggaagagaTTTGAGGAAACGGACATGTTTATATGAAATGAGGACAAAATTGATGTCGTGTCGTGTATGAATCTTTGCTTGTGCTTCCTCTGTTTAAAGACTATAATAGTGATCCTTTTGAGTAAACGGGATTTCCGTACGAACCACCGTTGGAAACGGCGGGAACCTTTTTAACGACATAATTAGACAATAATCATCCTCGTCTTTTTTAAGATTCCttatcaacattttctttGCAGATAAGGACCTACACTTTCTGCTAATTGCACTACACTCCCATGTGTAGTTTTCATTAATGCTCACCTATTTCACAAGAATTTACTTtggagttcttttttttctttctaatttcacTTCAGTTCTTCtagctttttaaaatttgtttaattttagtgttTGTTTGCggccatttttgtttttttgtattaatatcacattttcactctaaattatgaaatatCCACATATATCTACTTTCTTGCCTGAAAAATACTATTGTTTGGtcgattttgaaaaaaagttgatttaagATCCATCGAGAGTACAAACGCTAAAGTTAAGTAAATACAGATTAAAATGgagtaaaaactaaaaaaaaaaagttgaaaatataacaattagattaaaaataattaaatatacaacatcatttaaaatttttttataaatatagtaaaatctgAGATAAATCATAAGTTTATCCCTAATAGAAGTCTATGATAGATAAATTTcgctatatttataatttttttagaatattgctatatactaaattattatcCCTAAAATTACcgtcaattataattatacaaactaaaatacataaacaaaatatattttgaccTTTTGTCTAGATCCAAATCCGTGAGTCCATGGGAATCAGGAAAAACTATAACATAGTTTAAATCTCCGATTCTACActgattaaaaaaatcataacatgattgattattaaattcaacaatatgaaatttaatatataggTTAATTTGCCAAAATCAGCATAGTTAAACAAGTACTCTTTTTCTGAAATTGgaaattcaaatctttataTGCTACCCATCAAAGAAAAGGCGTCTTTCTTTATTGGAAATGGATATTAGTAGGACatcatacatataaaaaaaatcaaatgtaattTTTCACTACATCATTGGGCCAGGCTTTcttaatatatgtatgtatatatgtcaCATCACCCTTTTCTTATATACCCTTTGATTTTAAAAGGGACAATAAATTGAAGGGCCAACCtgcaaaataaaatagcaGATATATGTGAGTGTAGTGAAATTAAGTGAAAAAAGAGGGGCCACTTAGGCAAATAGTGGAAAGAAACTAGGTGGATATTCAAGGAAAACGATTGTGAAAGCAGTTAAAAGGAAAACTTGCTCAAAATTGCTCGACATGAAGGACAGGTTGTGTTCTCTGCCGTCAGACCAGCCATGTGGTTATGACAAAAGTCGGTGCTAAGTACCCATCTTCTTAAATTTACATTACTAACCTCCATCGCacattcaattttcaaaatcatgcCCCTATGCAACCATTAACACAGACAACGACAAGGGTTTACAAGTAATGATTCAGATTCTTCACTTCCATCTCCAACTTGACCCACCCAACTGAAAATCGAAGCATTTGAAGAAGTTAATTGAGAATCATGTATTAAATACTTCAGTTTAACACAGCTGCAAAAGATAACCAGTTTAGTCAATCCTAACAAGCACAAATACGAAAAAGAGACAGCATCACACCTTGAAACTAAatgagtttatatatttatatgcttaaaaattaatttgatgtgGTTTGCtcgtatttttttattacttttgttgTGTACGTGCctattttagtataaataacAAGTGTTTGATGCATGTCTAACAAGTGGTgatcctattttaattttgtgaaacTAATGCTCGATACATATACTGTACTATCAAGTGTTCAATACATGTCCAACCAATATTGGAGGGTAGCTTAAGAGTTGGCTTGGaaaaccttttttaaaaagtttgaaaagtgATTTCAAATGGCTATAAGATTTGTACAGCTTGTGAAGCTAGCTTTGAGTTGGACAAGGCCCCCAATGGAATCATAAGGCAAAGGATGAGCCCCAACAATACAATACAACTGTAAGATATTAACAAGTCAAAAGCAATCAAATCACAACTATCCCATCTCCTATGTCATTTTTGTTCAAACTCATTTTCTGAGGTTATATCATCTACTACTCAATAAACAGAGTTTCAAAGATCCAGAGGTTACTATTAAGCCtcatttcataattattttgtttcttgttgacaaaagtttaagttttttttcctccaaagTTTTCAATAAGCTTTTCACCTTTCTTAGTAAGCTTTCACTTGTCATGAAaaacttctctctttttttttagaaaagggCACAATGCCCTACAATTGCCTTGGCAGAGAAATCAAgtgtaaacattttttaattgtaagccaaatattttaaaagaacaaaaccaaGTGTGCGCGCATtggtttctaaaatttggcatggttttttaatacattttcaaaaagtagTTAATAAAGCAAGAAAACTACAAACTACgcttggtttttaaaaatataaaaccaaaagcaaaatattattcaacGGGACCTAAATAATTACCTTAGTGACCAAGAGCCTCTACCTATATCATTTCATAAGTCATAGCCTAATTTGAAGATgctattttctaatttatcatTGAAGAAGATATTTGATTCTCACAGCTATGACAAATTTGATTGCACAGAATGATTCATTACCGTTCCTGCGTATCCAACCAAGGCGACCAGAGCAACGGTGAAGATATATGGAGTATAATATTCCCCCAATCTGACCAACCAAATTCAACGGTCCTTAAAGTGCCTCTTGTTTATCACTGGAATCTACTATTTGTAACAGGAATAGTGCACCAGCAGTATTTTTTATACGAGTATAGCTTCCAGAATATCCATTCCTTTCCTCAATCCTCTATCAGTGACTCTCTGGTAGCCTGTGTCCAAAtagaaaacaagtaaaaaaatataattagaaaaaaaattactagtATCTGCTCTCAGTTATGTGCATTTTATAGTTCCCAAACCATTGCAACCGACCACGACAAAGAAACACTTCACAGTTCTACTCTTCTTTTAGTCATGGAAATGTTCCTTGGTACCAGAGAAACGAAAAGCTCAAAACAGATTAGGATG encodes:
- the LOC101216966 gene encoding signal peptide peptidase-like 2 isoform X3 — translated: MVDRGHCKFTTKANIAEAAGASAILIVNNQKELYKMVCDPDETDLNIHIPAVMLPQDAGTSLEKMLISNSSVSVQLYSPLRPPVDIAEVFLWLMAVGTILCSSFWSAWSAREAAIEQDKLLKDGADDIQNAEDIGSPGVVYINMASAVLFVVVASCFLILLYKLMSYWFIELLVVLFCIGGAEGLQTCLVALLSRCFKQIGESYVKVPFFGAVSYLTVAVSPFCIAFAVVWAVYRNVSFAWIGQDVLGIALIITVLQIVHIPNLKVGTVLLSCAFLYDIFWVFVSKKVFNESVMIVVARGDKSGEDGIPMLLKIPRMFDPWGGYSIIGFGDILLPGLVVAFSLRYDWLANKSLRVGYFLPAMLAYGSGLLITYVALNLMDGHGQPALLYIVPFTLGTLLTLGKKRGDLGILWTKGEPQRVCPHAHLLINDDLSDEK
- the LOC101216966 gene encoding signal peptide peptidase-like 2 isoform X2: MFYLDFYLVISRFSSSFILVKVQTWIDGKEASEFVGVGARFGATIVSKEKNANQTRLVLANPRDCCSVPKNKLSGDIIMVDRGHCKFTTKANIAEAAGASAILIVNNQKELYKMVCDPDETDLNIHIPAVMLPQDAGTSLEKMLISNSSVSVQLYSPLRPPVDIAEVFLWLMAVGTILCSSFWSAWSAREAAIEQDKLLKDGADDIQNAEDIGSPGVVYINMASAVLFVVVASCFLILLYKLMSYWFIELLVVLFCIGGAEGLQTCLVALLSRCFKQIGESYVKVPFFGAVSYLTVAVSPFCIAFAVVWAVYRNVSFAWIGQDVLGIALIITVLQIVHIPNLKVGTVLLSCAFLYDIFWVFVSKKVFNESVMIVVARGDKSGEDGIPMLLKIPRMFDPWGGYSIIGFGDILLPGLVVAFSLRYDWLANKSLRVGYFLPAMLAYGSGLLITYVALNLMDGHGQPALLYIVPFTLGTLLTLGKKRGDLGILWTKGEPQRVCPHAHLLINDDLSDEK
- the LOC101216966 gene encoding signal peptide peptidase-like 2 isoform X1; translation: MDFQRHFLGGFSICALVLLLIFPSHVTAGDIVHHDDLTPKKPGCENDFILVKVQTWIDGKEASEFVGVGARFGATIVSKEKNANQTRLVLANPRDCCSVPKNKLSGDIIMVDRGHCKFTTKANIAEAAGASAILIVNNQKELYKMVCDPDETDLNIHIPAVMLPQDAGTSLEKMLISNSSVSVQLYSPLRPPVDIAEVFLWLMAVGTILCSSFWSAWSAREAAIEQDKLLKDGADDIQNAEDIGSPGVVYINMASAVLFVVVASCFLILLYKLMSYWFIELLVVLFCIGGAEGLQTCLVALLSRCFKQIGESYVKVPFFGAVSYLTVAVSPFCIAFAVVWAVYRNVSFAWIGQDVLGIALIITVLQIVHIPNLKVGTVLLSCAFLYDIFWVFVSKKVFNESVMIVVARGDKSGEDGIPMLLKIPRMFDPWGGYSIIGFGDILLPGLVVAFSLRYDWLANKSLRVGYFLPAMLAYGSGLLITYVALNLMDGHGQPALLYIVPFTLGTLLTLGKKRGDLGILWTKGEPQRVCPHAHLLINDDLSDEK